One Aegilops tauschii subsp. strangulata cultivar AL8/78 chromosome 2, Aet v6.0, whole genome shotgun sequence genomic window, ttttgcatacgatgtcagaaaaaacgtataatatatcaaaatgttcagcacgaaaatccgcatccgattttgactgcctacggcctgtttgcaaattttagaatcctcaaattctaaaaggaaaaaaagttatgctgaaatctctgttttttttttaatttttgttaaatctggtcaaactatggtcaaactatttatttaagaagtattagtgttactaaataattattcaagaatattagtgttactaaataattatttctttttttgaattttggtcaaatctggtcaaactgtggtcaaactgtagtcaaacaatggtcaaactaattattcaagaaatattagtgttactaaataattatttcagttttttgaatattggtcaaatctggtcaaactgtggtcaaactatggtcaaactacttattcaagaaatattagtgttactaaataattattgttttttagaacaatagtttcaaactcaaacaatgaaatgtgtgacttcatgctcaagctaaattcctgagggttaataggattgacatcttactattgtcaggaaaacaacaagtgcagacttggaaacgagggagaatagaacccagaagttaagcgtgctcaggctggagtagtgagaggatgggtgaccgtccgggaaattagatgatttggaatgatgaggggtgattagagattagaggttaaaataattcagaaatttgaaaataaaaaaaaattcaaaaaaaatcataaaatttcctttagtaccggaccgggactaaaggtggacctccaggcagaggccatgtggagggcctttagtcccggttcgtgtaagaaccgggactaaagggggaggctttagtaacgaccctttagtcccggttccagaaccgggactaaaggccctttttctactagtgatggtGCACGGAGCAGAGAGGCAAAGGATAATCGACCCTAATAGAGGATATATCACAGCTAAACCTACCATGCCCGAACCAAGAGTGGCAATGCCAAACCAACATGAGCACCAATGTCTCCAAAACCAAAACAGGGGACACCATGATCGAGCAAGATAGCACCTTCAAGAAGGAGGACGACGCCGAGACGCCGTCGCCAACCGGTCTGTAGGAGTCAGACCTAGGCTTTCCCCTGAGTTTCAAGAGGGGCGCAACCGATGGCCTCGGCAGCGTCTACAAGAAGGAAACGACATCCACGGACGCCACCGCTGCCAGCATCAGCCAAGCGAGCAAGAATTTCACCCTGGCCCGAGGCTGAGCAATCCCATAGCCACCGTATCTGAGCAGTAATATCTAACCTGATAGGTAGTCCATTGCTTAGCATGCAGCTGGCCGTGGTTCGAATCTCCGCTAGGACATATTTTTGCCAAAAAATATATATTCAGTGCCAAAATAATCAAAAAATTGTACTACATGACTCGAACTAAAGAGCTAATGATCGTCGAAAGAAAACTTCCCTACCACTATGCTACTGAAACTATTGCTAAATCTAACTGAGCGATGTTCATTTTTACATAGAATTTCAAACCAACCGGATTTTTCTCAAGGAAAGGCAAAAAAATTACACACCCTCGAAATTTCAGAAGTTTCAGGAAATTACGACAAAATTTTAAACCTTGGCTCCACTGCACCGACAGTCGTAGCCGACACTCgactggttccagcaaaaattgATGTCGGATGTAACAAATTATATTGCTAGATGCAGCTCCGCTGTCCTATTCCCAGGCTCCCAACACATGGTCTCTGCGATGTAGCATGTTCGCCACACGGTTCTAGCACATCTCATAGCCTTTTCCAAAACGACCAGTCGCTGGTTGTAGCACTGCGATGCCGTGGCCATAGCGGTGCACGACGCCGGCCACAACACTACCTTGCCATGGTTGTAACGCGCGGCAACCCTAGCCGCGCGACGTGGCCATTGTTGCAGCAAATACAAGCGGCCGCCACCAGCTCGTTGGCAACCTGCGCGAGATGGGGATAGAGACTAGCCTACAAGATGTGAGGGCCAGGGAGAGAAACCTGCGAGATGATGGGAAGGGAGAGCAGTCAGAGCGAGGAAGTTGGGGAGTGACTTGTCAACCCCATCCTCATTTAGAGCCTGTTTGGTTCAAGACCCGGACTCTCTGCCAGGGAAAATAGGTGCCTGACGTGCGCCTGAAAAGCGATTGAGTTTTGCCTGGCCAGGCGGCAAACCCTATTTTGGGCTGGCCCATCTAGAGTTTTTACTAAATCTACCCGTTCTGTAGAAAGGTGCGACCGACCTGAGTCGAACTCGCGATCAAACCTCCAACTACAACGACGGCAACCACTACACCCTGGAACTACAAGTGAAATATTAATTGTTCTGCTTTATTTGTTCTCTACAGCCGCGGGTATCCCCCGGTTTTGGGAAGCTTCCACAAGCTTCCCAAACCGGGATTTTCCATGGTTCGTGGTCATTGCGTGGGTGGTATTTTATGggtttatttttgttgtttttaaatgCACGTTTTAAAACTTGTTTTTCTTCTAAATTGATTATTTTCTAACTTTTCGTTTTTATATAAAAAATAGAtgaattttttaaaatttatgaacttttttaaaaatcattgaatttttttctaatttgatgaacctttttaaaattcaatgaactttatttcatatttcatgaactttttaccaatttcaatgaactttttatcaaattcgatgaacttttttcaggtTTGATGAAAATTTTTTCCAAAACcgataattttttttcaaatgatATTAACCTTTTATTAAATCCGATCAACTTTTTTAAATTTGAGGAATTTTTTGAAATCCGATAAACTTTTTTtcaatttcatcaaatttggaaaaagttcatcaaaaatGAATAAATTTCATCGATTTGAAAAGAGTTCATGAAATTCGAAAAAAAATGAAGAAGAGAAAAATAAGTAGAAAACGAAAAAtgggaaaaagaaaaaaaggaaaaagaaaaaagaaaagacgAAAGAAGAAACAATAAAAGATGGAAACTATCACATCCGCCTGAGTGGCCGATTGGTTTGCTCATTGTACTATGGCACAGCTCGTCGTTGGTTCGATTCTTCTCGTGCCCCCGTTTTTCCATTTATTCCTTTCGTTCGAGCTGCCTTTTTGGGCCAGCTCGGCAGCGTGGGCGCCGAAACCCCTAGTTGGCACCGAAGGCGCTGAGTAGAAGCTCCCTGGCCAGGCTGCCTGAGCCAAAAGGCGTTTGGTTAGTTCCTAGGCCTGAACAATtataagggcctctttgattcacagGGTTGCaaaaacataggaataggaaaaaCGTAGGATTGAAATGACATGTCCATTGGGTTTCTATAGGATTTGAGTTTGTTTGATTGTATCACAGGAAAAACAAAGGATTTCTtccaagaggttggagtggatgctagaatTCCTATGAAATGTAGTATAATTGAATCcataggaaaaaatcctatgggattcaatcctgcgaatcaaactaTCAACGcgggaaaaattcctaaggattctAATCCTTTAAAAATCCTACGCAAATCttttgaatcaaagaggccctaaagtactactagcaagtatgctcgtgcgttgcaacgggagaaaaaaaatTCACACGTTTTAAATGACCCATCCGCGTTGCCACTTCACCATCCACCATCATCGATGGTGGTCACGATTGTCCACCTACTCACCATGAACATGATCCATCCCAAGGTGATGAATTTGCTCATTACACTCTAGCACTCCGCTTTCAAGAATCCCGCAATCCCTCGAACTTGTAACGATGACGGGCTTCATTACCATCTTAACTACACTTGGTGCATGCATCATCCCCACACATATGCCCCCTAGTCCAAGACCCACCCATGTCACCGTTCCTCCTCGTTGGCGACGGCCCCTTCATGCATCGAATTGTATATATTTTGATGGTCAACATCACCATCGTCCGACCTCCATTGGATGCATGTGTTGTCTTTCACACTCAACCTTGCTTCTAACTCGTAGTTTCAGTGGGCATTACCCCTATCGCACCATACTCCCGTGCAATTCGAGGCTCAGGGGCCTACACTCAAACCTTCTCTTCCTTTCGCTTGGCTGCTCCTTGGTTCTTGTTATTTATCTAGCAAAGAAATGTGTAAGTTTAAATTTTAGCTAAAAAGAAGATTATTCAAAAAAAAATGCATACGAGATGATGGTGAAGACTGTATGTATTCCTCCGGCTGAGTTTATTGGTAGCGCTATTCTTCCATCTACATTTTTTAGAACACTGTACATATTACGACATGCACACATGGTAAGTGACTCAAACTTGATGAAAACAAAATAAGTTTTAACGTATAACCATATAGCAGACGTGATAAGTGACTCAAATTTGATGAAAGCACAATCAGATTGTACATATTTCTTCGGCAGCTCCGTTAATAGGACGTCAATTATTCCCTATATCCCCGTTCTATCGTATGGAAGCCGGCGCATGTGCGTCCTGCATGCATGCACAGGGTAGGTTAGTATGACGTTAGTATGACTAACGTATTGACAGGGAATAATTCTAGAAATTTTTATTGAGCTGTGCTATACACACGACAAAATTCGGACTGACTCATGCATAATATATGAAATCCGGCCGGATATGCATACATCCGACACAAAGATTGTGCATAAATATTTTTTATTTTACTCCTTTCGTTCCTAATATAAGCGTAAAATTCCAAAACAgactacatacaaagcaaaataagtaaatctacactctaaaataggTCTATATATATCTGTATGTAGTCAGTAATGAAATCTCCAAACGATGCTAATGTTGTCATGTATTGCTGCTGGTCCTGACCAAGAACGTTCGCTGGCATTGCTAATGCTGCCCCATGAAGTTCTGCCTAGTCTGCTGAaaatatgagcaaattactacgggatttaatccgaataaacaGAAAACAAATTATGACAGCACtagcagagattaaactaatcatgcgaactagcatagtagatgaacagatcacatctagggcacatactagagacatgaattctaccacgatctcgAACAAGAAGAATAgaatcacatacggtgcagcgggAGCAGCACCGCCGGCGTTGACGTTGTCGGCCATGTCTTCGAggatgaggttgccgaggtcgggcaAGAAATCGTCGTAGCCAGCAGTCGCGTGAGTGCGCTCCTCAAAAACCTGATTGCCCCTCTCCCCTACAGGATCACGAGAGGCGGGGTTCCGAAGGCCTGATGTCCCTTCTTCCGGTGCACGccgaaaggagggatggagaagacttgcttggCGGCACAATGATCTGGAACGGACACCGGCGGCTAGGGTAGACGGGTAGGTCGTGGGAGTAAACCCCACGTCCGAATCGTGATCCAAAAGAATCAGAAACGGTTCAGTAATCAACGCGTCCATTTAGACAACGTGCATAGATCTGtcctcggctcaatcccgcaacccgcggcgcgtcgtgacaaggcgaggcgaggcgtggcgaggcgagcgaggaggaggagcacgcgtgtaggtctcctcttcCCATGCTCATACAAGTGATAGAAGAGCTCACTTTATAAAGAGGTGCAAGTCTCACTAAACTTCCGTGGTGGAACTAAACTTTAGTCTCACTCACtccactcacatgtgtgcatgaatgggccaagagaattttagttgggctttgggccaaaggcctactagtAAAATTCCAACATAGTCTCGCTGTCATCGTTTAAGAAGAAGACCCACCGACATTGTGTCATCCATGAAGTTTTGCCGTCGAGGCTGCAGCGCCTGTGGCAGCTCAACGTGCTCTTGCCCGAGACCACGGGCACTCCCGGGCGGTAGTAGTTCCAGTCACGCCGTCCTCCCATAGACTTCCCTCAGGTCGTCGTCGGTGGCACGCGGCGTGATGTAGAGCTTGTGGAGCGTGGGCACGCCCTTCCTGTCGGGGCCCTTGTCCATGTCGTTGGTGAACTCTTGCATGAGCCACGACGTCTTGCGCTTCTTGAACGTGCTGAGGTAGAACCCGAAGCTGTTCTTGAGCCCACTCTCGTGGGCCAGCACCAGCTCCTCCCTGGTCTGCTCCAGCCGCCAGTGCCCGCTGGTCTGGACTCTATGGTCGGCGCGCTTGGTCTTGGTCGCGCACGGGCTCTGGAACATGGACTCGCCGAGGAACCTGTGCAGGCCCCCGCGGGCGCTGGCCGGTGGGTGCAGCTGCTGCAGCGCGTAGGGATCGTTGGCGTACATGTCGGCGTGGAAAAGGAACCCCAGCGTGTCGAGCATCTTCTCGTCGCCGGCGATCCACTGGTTGAGGAACCCCAGACTATCCTGATGCGTCGGGCTGAAGACGCTGGGAGGCATCGGCAGCGGTTCGAGTTTGTTCGCCCCGCTGGGCCTGAGCGGAGGGGCCATGGACATGGAGCTGCTGGCTCCGGTTCCAGCGTCGGTGGTGTCCGAAGTTTGATCACTTGATTACTTTTTTTGCTTTTCCCGGGGCCATGGTTTTCCTTTCCTACTTGTGTTTGAGGAGGGATTGGATTGATCGGTGGGGTGGGCTGGGCTGGGATTATATGGTGTGCGATATGCTTCTGTCTGAAGTCGGAATGGCCTTCTTGTTCTAAGCTCGCTTGTAGTTTGACATGGATTTTCAAGTTTAGTTGTACTTGTAGCCGGACCTGGAGATGGAATTCATCTGGAGGGTGACGAGATCTAGTACGTGAGATTTACACGTTCACAAACAGGCATTAATGCAATCAGGCCATCCAGAACTCTCATATATCTTTTAGCCCAACCAAATCTACGTTACCTGCGGTAGATTGCTTACGGATTTGCCACTGGCCGGTCCAATCCGTATTTATTTGGGATCGATCGACTGATCGTATCCATCTCGATCTCATTGCCTGATTGATCTAGCAATAATATAAACGTAAAATAACATCTTTAAAAAAATAGAAGAGAAATATGAGCCGTCAATTATTATGGTTAAttagtagaatgcccgtgcgttgcaaagGGCTTTTAAAGCGCTCTTCATTTGTTCCTTTTTTCTTCCCTTAACTAAAATGTTTCTCACAGTGATATGTGAATTCATAAATTTACAACCAAACTAACATATCAAGAGGTAAAAGCATATTTATCGAAGAGCATATGTACATCGGATTCAACATTAAGGTTTTGATGTCTGGTAGATTGAGAACAAAAAAAATGGTGACTTACCAACAAATCTCATTTATATTTCAGAACATGGCTGTCCTACAATTGTATGCCTACATGATCTTTCTCCCCCTTCCTCCGTCCCTCCCTTGATCTATCgcccctctctcccctctctctcactCACTCTCCCTTGATCTCTCTTAATTTCGAATGTGTTGCCTTCTGAAGAGGGCTCTAGCGGTCTAGTAGCCGTCTCATGAGCTGGTCGTCATTCTTGTTGTTGGGGGCGACGGCGGATGAATGAGACATGGGTATGTGAGGCATCACAAAATTGCGAtttcaaaattttatttggaaaaattttcTAGCTCAAATTGCTTATTCAAGTTGAAAATCAAATCACATGTATAGAAAAAAAAATCACAAAGAGTATGGGTGCAAGGAGACATGTATTAGGGCATATGTTGTAGAGGAATACCGACTTTTTATACATGGGAGGAACCAACAAAGAAATAAAAATTTGAGAAAATGTTGGGCACAACTGTATTGTCACATGTGGACCTACAATAGATGTTAGTAAATATATGCTCCCTCTGtcatcccaaaataagtgtctcaactttatagTTGTAGACGGGTATTTTAACTGCTTCATTTCTTGAGACACTTATtctgggacggagggagtactttagaAGTCAGAACGACATTCTTAAAAGTGTTATTACCCATCCAAAGAAAGATATTTATGTTGCATAAACATCATAaaccaaaattcagcccaataaAGTGTACCGATCTTAGTTATTAGCATTACTCACTTGATAGGAGCCATAATAATCTGCTCATATGTTGCTCCCTTAAGTCTAAGGGTGAGATCAACAACAGAAAAAATCGACAGTGGGAACATGGAAGGCCATTCCAGTCAATTTTCTTACGAGTTCTGGAAGCACCTTACCAACAACATGCAAGAAATGAAGCAGTTAAAATACCCGTCTACAATCATAAATGACGTAGTTTATGTATCACGAGAAAGTATGTTCAGTCCTAGCTTGTCTTACGAGTaatatactccctccggtcctttttagtctacatataagttttgtctgaagttaAAGTATCTCTattttgaccaaacttatagaaaaaagtatcaacattcacaatgccAAATCAATATTATTAGATTCTTTATGAAATGTAGTTTCATAATACATATATTTGATATTGTAGATgttcatattttttaatataaatttcGTCAAACATTGCAAAATTTAACTTGACACAAATCTAATACGCGGAGTAAAAATGCCAGAGGGAGTATgtaaaacattttttttcaaggCTGACGATATACTATGAACATGTCACCTTCTAACATGCCTGCAACTCCTGAATTTACTTCTCGGAGGATGATTCAACAATCTTAAAGTGTACAGTAGAAGCTCCATCTTTTCCTTTCCCCACACCCATGCAAGAATGCCGCAAGTTCTACGTCCACCTCCCTCTCCAGCAAGACTTGACCGACTGCCTCTCCCCTCCGGCTTCCTGCACCTCAAGACCACATAAAAAAAATTCAGAAACCACATAAACCGGACCACAAAGCATTGAACAAAATTAGAACATACTTGAACTCGCATACACCATGTTTTCCATCGATGGCGCCTACATCCCATGGCACATCAATCATAGGCTAAAACGCTCAGAACTTCCAATGATGACATGATAAATATCAAGCATGTGATAACAGTGCAGTCTGATGTACAAGAACTCTGATGAAAGCATCACTAAATCTAGCAATACTTGGTTATGTAGTTTCATGCATGAACAATTGAACATTCATACACGCTCAAATAAAGAGAGCATGTTATATATTCAAATTTCGAGCTTGGCACAGAAACTGAACATAGTCTAAAAATTCAAGCATTGGTGTTTTGATGATCCTGCTAGTACAACTTTTATAGTTAGGATAGTCACCTTGCTATTTCCATTAGAAAGAACAAAAACACCAACAATTGGGATGGGTATGGCGATGCGACCCCTCACCTGCGTTCTGCAAAACCTTGTTAATTAGTTGCTAGCATCCATAGCTCCAGCTCACCCCTTCGACTGGCAGCGTGCGAGAGAGCGCACCGGCCGGCCACTGCTGACTGGCGGGAGCAGGTGAGGAATGcagcgacacacacacacacacatcatgtaacaccccggatgtaacttgccatatttgtaactccaactcttgccattttcggctatgtactatgatattcccttcgtggtcgggttttgttttccgtATTGCTTTTtggtcatgtcatgcatctcatatcatgtcatcatgtgcattgcatttgcatacgtgatcatctcatgcatccgagcattttccccgttgtccgttttgcaatccggcactcccatctcctccggcgcacccctcttgtttttctttcgtgagtgggtgttcaacgttctcggaatggaccgaggtttgtcaaatgaccttggtataccaccggtaggccaccggtcaagtttcgttccatttggagttcgtttggtactccaacggttaaccgggtaaccgcaaatgccttctgtgtgttacagcaaaaccccctctctaaacagcccaaaacccctctaagtcacttccatgctctaggtcgttcgatcacgatcttgtgggcgaaaaccgcacctcatttggagcctcctagctccctctacctatatatttgcatccctCCCGAATTTAcgttcgcagtccaaaccctagcagttttccctctccgccgccggacgaaacCACCCCGCCGACGGATGTGTCcgcttctccgccgccgcccgcgtccAACCGGAGCCCGCCAcctgtcgccgccgccctcccCACCGCGCGGCCCGCGAGGGCCCAGCGCCGGCCCCCGAACCCGGTCGCGCCCTGCTGCcctcgccgcctccgccgcgccgccgccgtcgccgtcttcgccggccgccgcctcgcgcAGCGCGCCGCTGCCGTTCGTCGCCGCCTCCTCGGTGTCCATGCCCGAGTCCGGCGCCTcctcgccgccctctccctccggccgacgccctctccctcctccctcacCGGCCGAAGCTCCGGCGAGCTTgggagctccggcgagctcgaacTCCACTAGTGCCCGATCCAGATCTGAACAGTATCCCGAAGGTTGACTTTTCCCGTACCCCGATTTTTCTCTAAGTTTTAAAGTTTTTATGATATATGCCCATGTTCAGTGCATCATAACTCTccgcatatagctccgtttcgcgcttGTGATATATGGaattgttcgtctcatgatgctcttcaGTTTGTTCCATcacaccatgttcatttgaggacatattgatgcccaaatctctggtgcaaaagtgctagttgctgttgtctgctgttactgagcagaacttggtgatttattatttttgttgcatttattctgtgcatcttatgggcatgagctctacatgtgttttgttgtatgccatgccatctttccagtagtgtatgccatgtatttttgtgatctctgtggtgactagcacaagcatgcaaactaggccccgtaatgtttctgatttcagggacattgattcctctaagtctttgtctgctgttattttgttgccatgtaaacttgatgctacagagagatccatgcatattttggagatgttcagtaaggatattttgtagatattgttgtatttgatctattcctgcccttgtttgcaattatgaagtgccatagcatgactcaatcttgctctacttttgctataaaatatttctggcagattgtttacgtgttattcaattttgccaagcttgttgttgttgtttcatacatgctgtatactttctcttgccatggatagcttcataaacatgccttctagctgtaggtatgcttgttttgtcatgcattgccttgtggtgagtgtatcaagctcaccaagatgccttcatattattgtttctgccatgctctgttttctgccaagtctggaaccagttaacgaaacttgctatgtttacatggttgccatcatatcttctggtcctttttggcttatggtcagtaagggttttgtcatatgcatttagtagaatacttacatgccttgttttgccatgttaagttcctgtcgCATGTcgtttgcttgctctgaacattgctacctgatgctgtttcagtcatgtccagtaattttcaccaagtctgtgaacctgttatattttgcacttttgccatgcttgtttgaacctgttatgttttcaactagccgtagctcagtgttcatcttttgtcaagcatctcctttagattacttccatatgctttgttgctacattggagtgctgtagcatagtttcttgatgtattctaagtgctatcatgctgttaatctcagattcgtgtcatttttgtcttgcttgccatttgcaaaccgtgcatccgtttccggtgatctttatatcgatttcgaccgaaatcatctcatctttccagtggcatgctgggtttgccaagttactgctttgttcatcattttccttccggagcacgcatatgcatcgcatatcccatctcgcatatcattcatgttttgcatcatgttgcttgtgcattttccgtgattgattgtggttccattgcttgtgttcttttcctgggtagagccaggagacgagttcgtaaacgaggaacctgttgagtacgcttacgagggtcaagctttcgacaactctaagaaccttgcaggcaagatgaccataccctcgaaatcacttctatctttgctttgctagttgttcgctccattgccatgctgcgctacctacctcttgct contains:
- the LOC141040628 gene encoding uncharacterized protein, whose product is MNSISRSGYNDQTSDTTDAGTGASSSMSMAPPLRPSGANKLEPLPMPPSVFSPTHQDSLGFLNQWIAGDEKMLDTLGFLFHADMYANDPYALQQLHPPASARGGLHRFLGESMFQSPCATKTKRADHRVQTSGHWRLEQTREELVLAHESGLKNSFGFYLSTFKKRKTSWLMQEFTNDMDKGPDRKGVPTLHKLYITPRATDDDLREVYGRTA